The DNA segment CTCCCTCGACGGAGGAATCCCTGTGGCTTTCAACAACCTCACTGGCCTTTCGACGCTGCTCCTCGACCACAACCGGCTCTCCGGCGCGATCCCCGACCTCCGGCTTCTGGGTCTCCTCCAGTTCAATGTGTCCTTCAACCAGCTCAACGGGTCCATCCCTGCAAGCCTCCGCGGTTTGCCCGCGAGCTCCTTTGTAGGAAACTCCCTCTGTGGTCGGCCCCTCGCCCCCTGTCTCGGCGAGGGTTCGCCCTCGCCGGCGCCGTCCCCGTGGATCGCCAGCAACAATGTCGATAGCGGCGGGAAAAAGAAGCTCTCCGCCGGCGCGATCGCGGGTATCGCCATTGGCTCCGCCATCGGCTTCttggttctcctcctcctcctggttCTCTGCTGCCGAAAGCGGGAAAAGGACGAGGCTGGACCAAAGGCGGGGGAAATGATGCAGCCAGAGGCGGAGATGGCTTTGAGGGGCAAGCGAGAGGCGGCGGATAATGTGGCTGGGCCACCTCAGGTGGCGGCCTTACCTGCGGCGGTGGCTGGAGGGGCGAGTGGGAGCGCTCGGAAGCTGGTGTTCATCGGGAAGGTTCAGGGGATATACGACCTGGATGACCTGCTGCGGGCATCGGCGGAGGTGCTCGGGAAAGGGACGGCCGGGACGACATACAaggcgatgctggagatggggatGGTGGTGACAGTAAAGCGCCTCAGGGACGTCAACGTCCCTGAGAAGGAGTTCCGCGAGAGGATGGAGGCCATCGGCGCCATGGACCACCCCAACTTGGTGGCCCTCCAAGCTTACTACCACAGCAAGGATGAGAAGCTTTTGGTCCATGAACTCGTGCCAAACGGAAGCCTCTCCTCCATCCTTCACGGTGAGCCCTTTCTTCTTCCTGGGTATCGCATTGCATGTCCTCGAACAGTGTCGGTGTTCCTTATACTGAATTCTTCTAATGTGTTCGAAGAATTGTCAAGCTAAGTACTCATGCTCTCAATTCATCTTCCACGGCAGGAAATAAAGTATCGGGTCGCACCCCTCTCGACTGGGAGACAAGGCTGGAGATTGCTCTTGGAGCAGCACGGGGCATCGAGTTCATACACCTGCAGGGCTCTGGTCTCACTCATGGCAACATTAAATCCTCCAACATCATTCTCTCGAAATCGAACGAGGCTCGCGTCTCCGACTTCGGCTTGAGCAGCCTGGGCTCCACCCCGATGCCCAATCAACGCGCCGCCAGCTACCGCGCCCCGGAGGTCACGGACGTCCGGAAGGTCTCCCAAAAGGCcgatgtttacagcttcggcgtgCTTCTCATGGAGCTGCTCACAGGCAAGCCTCCGACGCAGGCGCTCCACAACGAGGACGGCGTCGACCTGCCCAGGTGGGTCCAATCGGTCGTCAGGGAGAAATGGAGCTCAGAGGTATTTGACCATGAACTGCTGAGGCATCAGAACGTGGAGGAGGAAATGATGCAGCTGCTGCAGCTGGCCATTGACTGTGCTGTGCAGTTCCCAGAAAACCGGCCATCGATGTCGGAGGTTGTAGCTCGGATCGAAGGGTTCCGCAGCAATTCTAGCATGACAAATCAGCAGCAAGGGGACACCGCCTTTGGCGATTGATCGAGTCATCTGTTCCTATCATCTTCAAGGCATCTTCTTCCATGGATGAACCAAAATTGGATTGTTTTTGTGTTTGTCCTGGGAGTAAGTCGATGGTTATTTTATTTTCCTTCCATTCCTTTTGAGTTGGAACTGTTCTTGTGGTTCTTCTTCATCCTAAATCTCCTGTTATTATTTACATTTGTTATTTTTTGGAGGGTTGTTTGATGCTGAGAATGAGTCCCTGTCCTTGAGGACTCTTCATGTTGTTTCATCTTGAGGTAATTTAACTTTATTGTATGGTAGAAGTGATGCTAGGATTGATGCTTCTTGATCATTGTTGTAATTACATTCTATGTATGTTTCAATCAAATAGTGGAAGATTCTGTAGCCTCATTACGGCTTTGCTAACCTCTCCATTCTCATAGGTTAACAGCTAACCATTGAAGTAGTTTTCTTGTGGGGTTGCATGAAATTTCTGTACTTTGGTGACCACCAACTGTATGTTATCTTGTACTGTATTATATGGACAACAATATAGCTGCCTTCAGTTCAGTGTTGACCAAACCAAAATCTGTCACTAATTCTCCAAGATCTGCTGGCATTTTGGTCAGAGTAGCAGCAGCAAGAACAAGGCTTCATTCAAACTTGATGAATCTTCTTCAGGTCTTCTACAGGTTTAGCAAAGTAATACAGGAATCAGGCCAGACTCTCTTCACTTGAGTTAGGTGGCTTCTGGTAATCAGATTTCTCCACATAAAACAACTCAATTCATGAGTGGGAGTTGAGAATTTGGACAAAAGTTGACACTTTCTTGAATTAAATCTTCAGCAAGGGTTTATTGTTTATGCTGCACTTGCATTTCCATTATTTGGAAAGGTTGGTCATACACAGCTAGCATTGAGTTTTATTAGATAAAATTAGTGCTAGTTTAAATTGATTTCATTATAGAATTATTACATTCTAA comes from the Musa acuminata AAA Group cultivar baxijiao chromosome BXJ2-8, Cavendish_Baxijiao_AAA, whole genome shotgun sequence genome and includes:
- the LOC135619740 gene encoding probable inactive receptor kinase At1g48480 → MSFNRLDHPMMASGRRSMGSLLRLFLFFSFFCSLFGGGAPDDLASDRAALIAFSAAVSGVTRRWNVSDTSPCAWYGVTCASNRVTELRLPGSYLLGRIPSGTLANLTALRALSLRYNLLSGSLPPDFAALTNLRYLYLQNNRLSGGIPAAVFSLRQLVRLNLAGNSLDGGIPVAFNNLTGLSTLLLDHNRLSGAIPDLRLLGLLQFNVSFNQLNGSIPASLRGLPASSFVGNSLCGRPLAPCLGEGSPSPAPSPWIASNNVDSGGKKKLSAGAIAGIAIGSAIGFLVLLLLLVLCCRKREKDEAGPKAGEMMQPEAEMALRGKREAADNVAGPPQVAALPAAVAGGASGSARKLVFIGKVQGIYDLDDLLRASAEVLGKGTAGTTYKAMLEMGMVVTVKRLRDVNVPEKEFRERMEAIGAMDHPNLVALQAYYHSKDEKLLVHELVPNGSLSSILHGNKVSGRTPLDWETRLEIALGAARGIEFIHLQGSGLTHGNIKSSNIILSKSNEARVSDFGLSSLGSTPMPNQRAASYRAPEVTDVRKVSQKADVYSFGVLLMELLTGKPPTQALHNEDGVDLPRWVQSVVREKWSSEVFDHELLRHQNVEEEMMQLLQLAIDCAVQFPENRPSMSEVVARIEGFRSNSSMTNQQQGDTAFGD